The region ttaaaaaatctgaaaaatcaagaaatagaagtgttggtgaagaacaagcTGAGAATTAAACTGCAGATTTGAAAGTGATTCTGTTGCTCAAATCTTTTATctgagtaaccaaaatgaagcctatgatctctactttctattcataccatcaatttcatgttttgttgCTTAGCTTTTCAATTCTTATTTTAGGGTTCATGAGCCAACTTCGAGGGTTTTTGATTGTGGGGTTATGGGTTTAATTTGATTCTTGGGATAACTTTAGATGCTTGTTTACAACTGATTCATGATATTTAATTCATCAAATGATTGCTGTAATTAGTTGTTCTTACGTTAGGATTTATGTAAGTTTTAATTAATTCGTTTTTGTATTTGTACGAATCTGAGATTGTTTTGGTTATAAGGGTTAGATTGTAGAAGTGTTAAACTTTATTTTCAGCTATTTTTTGCTATTTTTAGTGTACGAAATCGTTATCTTGAGTTTTGGCCGGAATTTCTTGTGATTTGATAGGAGAATGCGTTGCAAGGGTTATCAGGTTATGATGTTGATATGGTTGAATTGCTGATGAAATTCTGAATGAATTAGAGGCTTGAATCGAACCAAATGGTTCTGTTTCGACATCATTTTGTGCTCGTCGGAGAACCGCCGCCACGACGGTGTTCTTCGTTTTTCCGGCTGCAAATCGATGAAGGAAGGAGAGGGAGGTGTTCCTATGATGTTATTGGTTAAAAATGGAGTGAAAGCAGTCCATAATCGTGTTGTTTTGTTGTTGTATCGTCCCAGCGGAGTTTCGCCGGGAACCACCACTGTCGCAGGATTCTAGTGATGGTTGTGGCTGTTCTACgtgacccgggttcgacccggttccaaTCCGGAAATTGACTCGGGTTTGATCTTTAAAACCCCTGAATTGAATTCTAATTTGTGTTTCTTtgtttattatttaattatatttttataatatcataaattagtttttaataattagaaatattaaataaaaatcagatttaaaaatctaatatattttgtaaataatttctaaattattttattaatttagaaatttgaaattgtatttatttattatttattattcaattgattatttaataaataagattaaatGATCAGATCAATTAATTCGATTAGTGGTTctataattaatcaattattgCGAGTAACTCGTAAATGTTCGAGTTGTGTTTGGGGAATTTGGAAATTGGCATACGAGTATCGATTCATTTAATTGCGCGATCAGATCCGTAATAATTATGTGTAGcgattaatcgattaattaattataacTAATCGATTTAATCagataatttgtaataaattgcaattaattctaaaaattagggaataattatttaaaaatatgataattcttaattaattatttaaaaatatatttaaggtttaattaattatgattaattaattataatagatttacaattaattaaatcttgtttattgcgtagCAAATAAACTGCCAAttcgatttgagtgaaacgaagacccttggactcagaaaaatgacccaattatattaaaaataattataaatcataatttctttcgaaAACGAGTCGACTTATGATAAATAATTGTTTATAGACCATATTTATGATAAAAATGAGTctaataaatcccgaaaaattaggAATCGAGCCAGATAGTGTTTGTTAATGTGAATATAAATCTAGTATCGATtgtaaaaataattataagtctaaaattaattatgtgctttatgtgctatgtgatttacgtgattatgtgaactctatgtgttatataattatatgcgagtcagatagaatcatatgggtagacgatCAAGGCTACATGGTATCAACCTGAGATTGCGTATGAAGTAAGTCATCTAAACGAatatatttccttgatagattcaAGACCAATAAGGCGAATCAAGAAGGAGACAGAAGGCTCTAAATCATACGAGGTGAAGTGCACACCaagcaagtttttcccctattctaagttcagaatagtgaattacgTCCAACTTTCCATTACAATTatactttgataattcttgttcacaaacactgatacacaattattgatcctttgtttctatttcattcaattcttgatttctcctaatttattgaatcctctattcatattccaatacttatacccttacttacatatactctgatatatcctgatgttggtatatatcgaaagcataccgattattctgTATGCTAAGCTATGGATTGGATGGTTATGATACGGGCCGAGTATGAACCAAACCCTTGATTATTAGACCATAGtttcctgggtaccccatatgttggttgggtctatgcagttgggtatagatccgcactgtatcctgattgatcagcaggttatagtgcatatgttggttcttgtatccagtctcgttcatttggcactcgccagcaATGGTATTTATTATTCTATACAGAAATAGATGGTTGTCCAAACCAGTAGAGTACTGGTTCACTTATccttctctctttacactatatatatatatatattattgtagGCTTGTTGAGCATctttggctcacccccttttattgttgttcacctttttttcagttaaggttgagaatgaaaACCATCAGAACCCAAATAGTCAAGAAGCAGGTCAAGCTGCGGGACCCTCTAATTCCAAGAGTGTTTTTCCCTATCacagaagagagctttgagttgctatagcaggtgtagcaggataagtgatagttgtaatttgaataaaagatgtttaatttaaaatttgaataaaataatgttttgtaataaagagagttcttgagacagttTGTTtagaatggtttgtaataaagttagtttGTTGTTCTTGTTATCAATCCTTAACTTTGAAAAGATCCCGAGTAGTAGCAGTTTGGGGTAATTATTTATTCATATTATGCTTGTACAAGTTTAGTAAGTAGTTAGTGtaaataatgccccaaatctatacctcagatttggagatgttatagttggcatcagagcttaggttttggcccttcaaaataagaacattaaagttaagataagataggaagatcatatGGGATATAAATAATGGTATTAGGGTTGTTAGTTTCTTAGAGTAGGAAATTGTGAGTTTTAGGAACGGGTTTTAATCTTTTTCTTATGTTATGGTTATTCTGTTAGATGGCGTCTTCAGTATCATCCTCAGAGCGGACACTATCGGGTCCAGTAGTACCACTATGATCGGTTCATGCATTTCTGCCATTGCCACCACTACAACCGTTGCCTCAGGGACCAGCACCGGACTAGTTGCTAGCACGAGAGGTACCATATTTCATTGATTACTTTCCCTactttgagccagagatacctgAGCTACCACCACTAGAGTTTCCAGtatttgatattcctgatatgggtGATTTACCTCAGTGGGAGGAGTTAGATCCTCAGGTTCCAGCAGAGTAGCCCGAGATCCCACAGCCATAGCCAGATTCACCGATGTTTGCACCACCAGATTAGCCTGTACTGTTTCCCGAACCACTAGCTATCTATGCCCTTTGTGGCTGGGGTATATCAGTTCCCTCAGTCTGAGTTTATGGATGAGGTTATCGACCAGCCAGTGCCATTTCCTACTAGAGGTTCTCGGACGGATCTTCGTGAGCCCCGTATGGTACCCTACCAGCAGTATGAGAGTCTGAGAGAAGAGATGCTGAGGTGGAAGGATCAGTACAGAGAGATAGTCGGATTATTTGAGACTCGAGAGTATGGACCAGTGAGAGTGCTACAGCCAGACTACATATTAAGGGAGAGACTCCACCAGATATATAGAGCAGGTTCCTAGGAGATTGCTGATTTGAAGAAGGAGGATATGCGCACCGATGCAGTATATCGCAGAGCGATGAGGCTGACTGAGGCCGTGTTAGAGGCACTACAACAGGAGCTAGGTCGAGTGCCACCTGGATCCTGAGTTTAGCTAACAACAGGATGTTGTATTATATGTGATACATGTAGATAGATTTAGCATAGTATAGTATGACTAGGTTTGTACATGTGTAGTATCTAGTTTTGACTGGTAGTAGTAGCAGTATGATTGATTTGATGGAGAccctttttgtatcaagcactgacacctgtagctggtgtcatacctatatataaaatgaacatttccacattttcttttattttccagTCTCTCAaatatttacatttattttactgTTTTACCGTTGCATATTTTCAAATGCTATTTTTATTTACAACCATGTTGTACGATACTTTGTAAACTGTTTTTCTTTCCAATATCaactatttaaatttaattttaataccATATAAAATTGTTTCTCTATTCATATCACCtgtttaataaactgttattaCAAGAATCATTTGATTTATCATCAGATACATGAcaccaaaaagaaaaacaagaaccgAGTCGTCTAATGGCAATACCGAGGGTCAAAACAATAATACCCcaatgaaccaaatgttccaccTTATGCAACAATAAATGATGATGATGCTGCAGCAGATGCAACAACAGCAACATCAATTTCAGCAGCAAATATTACAGCAAACAGTTCGTCCAGAACCACAAGCACCACCAGTGATACCTGTAGTTACTTTTAAGGAGTTCCAGTCGATGAAGCCTCTGGAATTCGAAGGGTTAGCGGATCCTACTAAGGCAAGAGCCTGGTTAAAAGACTTTGCATTGGTTGAGGTTGAAGAAGACCAACAGAcggattttgctagttacttatTGAATGGAGAGGCCAATTACTTGTCTGAATCTAATAAAGATTTGGAAGGCGAGGGTGTAGTAAACTGGGATAGATTTACCGATCtttttctggagaagtattttccccgttatatgaagaatcaaatggtAATCAAGTTTTTGAAATTGAAGCAGGGAAATTTGTTGGTCACGGACTATGAagccaagttcactgaattggctaggtttgttcctgAGCAGGTAGATACTGATGAAAGGCGAGCCAAGAGGTTTCAACAGAGATTGAAGCCGTGGATCCGTACTAGAGTAGCAGTATTCGAACTGACTACCTATACAGCTGTAGTTCAGAAGGCCATAATTAACGAGGAAGAAAGTGAAGCGTCTCTAAAGAAAAAGGACCATGAAGTTTCCAGAACCTCTCCAATCAAAGGCCGGGGTTTCAAGCCCGGGAAAATGTGAATTTCAGAAGGATAGAGAAGggcaaccagaggatgggtaaccGACTCCCAGCCTCAAATCAACAAAGACTTATCCAACCACCAATACCTGACTGCAGGACATGTGGGAAGAAGCATATTGGAATTCGTAGTAAGCTAAACATCACGTGCTTTAAGTACAAGCAGAAGGGACACTACTATGGGGAATACCCGATAGGGAAGGAAAAAGTCACTTGTTTCCAATACGGAAGAAATGGGCACATTGCCAAAGATTATAGAGGAGCAGCAATGGCAGCCACTGTTCCAAGGGttttggcattacctccaccacctagCACAATCAGCCCAGGGTAAGGacttttaacatgtcaatgaaagaagtTGTGCAGAGTCTGAACGTGGTTGCAGATACGCTTCTTGTAAATTCTGTAGATGCATAAGTATTGATTGATTTTGGAGATACGAGGTCTTTTATTTCAGAAGAATTTATTTTTAAGCTATATTGTGAGATCCAACGGTTAGACGAAATATTAGTCATAAagttagcaaatgatgatcaaaTTACGGTAGATCGAGTGTGTCCAGGTTGTGATATTGAAATAACATGacatcatttctcagttgacttgatacctttcaagttaggagaatttgatgttattttaatAATAGATTGGTTGTCCAttaataatgctcagatcgattacgcaaataagaaagtgaattTACGAACCGAGGAGAATGCAACAGTAACGTTTAAAGGCGAAAAGCAAAAGCAAAGATTCTTAACGATGATGCAAACGAGGTgattattacgtcaaggatgtcaagcttatttagcctataaATTGGACACAAAAAAAGGAAGTCcaaagattgaagatattcctgtagttagtgagtttctcgatgtctttccagatgaactttcaggactacctccggatcgaTAAATCGAGTTTAACATTGATTTGGCACCAGGAactgaaccaatttcaaaagctccGTATCATATGGCGCATGTTGAGATGAAAGATTAGCAAAGAAATTGTAGGATCTTCTCTATAGAGTAATCATAAGGCCCAGTGTATCCTCATGGGGTACACCAGtattgttcgtaaagaaaaaggacggtaGCATGTGACTATGTATTGACTATCAtgagttgaacaagttaactatcaagaacaaATACCCTTTACCCCGAATCAacgacttatttgatcaactaaaaggagcgaCATCGTTTTCAAAAATCGATTTATGATTGGgttatcatcagttgaagatcaaggcggaagatattccaaagactgcattCTGAATGAGATACAGACACTACGAATTCCTTGTGATGGTGTTTGGACTAACCAATGCACCTGCAGTATTTATTGATTTGATGAACCGAGtgttcaagaaatacttggataaatttatcattgtatttattgatgacatcttgatctactcgaAAACTGAAGAAGAATATGCAGAGCACCTGAGAATGACATTGGAGACATTGAGAAAGGAACGACTTTATGCGATGTTTTtaaaatgcgaattttggttaaaggaagtacaatttccaGGTCACATCATTAGTGTTAAAGGAATTCAAGTCGATctagcaaagattgaagctattttaaattgggaaagaccaaagactccaatggaagtcagaagtttcttgggattggccggttattacagaagatttgttaaagattttgcaaagataggTACACCACTGATCAAGTTGACCcagaagaatgaaaagtttgaatggaatgagaaatgtgaagagtgttttcaagaattgaagaatcaaCTAGTAACCGTACCTGTACTTGtgttacctgatgatcaaggagattttgtcaaATATAGAGACGCTTCCTATCGAGGACtcggatgtgttttgatgcagcatgacaacGTAATTCACTACAAAAAAATGCCATCAGACAACACCCATCAGAAACGCTTGACCAAAAAAGTGTTGACCAGAAATTTTACACAACAGTTTTTTAAAAACCAGAAAACGGGTGTTATGTGAAACCCTTTACTACAATAGGTTTAAAACTGTTGTCTAGCATATCGTATCATATAACCGTTTTATGAGATAAGCTGTTGTTTAAATCAAAAGATTTCATCATTCCTACAATGCTTTAAAAACTATTATCTAGGTAATCGACACAAACAAGCATTTCTAAAGCGATATTGTGCAAATGAGGTAGTTTGTACAACCGTTTAATTTTGTATTGTCTGAAAGTAATGGAGAAAATGTTGTGAAATACCGTTGTTGGAATGAGACAAGTGTTTTCTCAATGGATTAGTTAAGCTGCAATCAAACAACGTTCTTCCATTGTGTTGTCTGAATATCACTTGACATACAAGTGTTTTTCTTCTGCTGTATCTCACTACATTACACAAGCGTTTCGCTCATCAAACCAGTGTCACTTGTATTGGTGAGTTGGTGTAATGAGAGACGCTCATTGATAGGAGATTTTGTATCAGCCGTTAGATTAAAAAACATTGATATGCTTACACAACCTTATTTGTTCAAAAGAAGTATTGTCAATGTTTATCTAAGATGACATTTTTCCATAAAAACCATTGTCTATAAGTCTGATTCTATAAATTTCTAAAGCATTGTttgtgatgaggtggcaccatgtgattggtAAAAAAACTTTCACTTCGATTGTTGAGTTGGTGTAATAAGAGCAGTTGATTGAAAGTATATTTAATATCAACCATTAGATTAAAAAACGCTGCTACGCTTATACAACAACTTTTGTTCAAATAAATATTGTCAATGTTCATCTAAGACAACCTTTTTTCATAGAAAAGAGTTGTTTGTAAGTCTGATTCATAAAATTTCTAAAGCGTTGCTTGTGATGATgtggcaccatgtgattggtgaaaaaacattcacttggattgttAAGTTCGTATAATTAGAGCCATtgattaaaagtagatttaatatcaGCCATAAAATTTAAGAAAGTTGATCATCTAAGACAAcgatttttttcaaaaaaactgttATCACAATTTATTTCAGACAAGACTTTTTTCATAGAAAACCGTTGGGTGTTGACTCGTACTAGATTTTTTTTCATACCCGATgaaaaagataaattttttaaatgattttttagaggatccaaccgtacggatgttaaaaaatacttattttagtcacatgaaaaagtattaaaaaatttcaaattcatcttgaatgtcaggattagaaaaatctggtaaaagcactacttcccaacacgggattcattcccgatttacaggattaatttttaaaatgattttttcgacgatccaactgtacgaatgttaagatatatcaattttactcatataaaaaaattattaaaaaatttgaaattcatctcgcatgtcaggattagaaaaatctggtaaaagtaccccttccaacaacgagactcgttcccgatttacaggattaatttttaaaatgagtttttcgacgatccaactgtacgcatgttaagatatatctattttagtcataaaaaaattattaaaaaatttgaaattcatcttgcatgtcaggattagaaaaatctggtaaaagtacccctcccgagaacgagactagttcccgatttacaagattaatcttcaaaatgattttttcgatgatccaaccttacggatgttaagatatatcaattttaatcatatgaaaaaattattaaaaaatttgaaattcatcttgcatgtaaggattagaaaaatctagtaaaagtacccctcccgacaacgagactcgttcccgatttacaagattaatttttaaaataattttttcgacgatccaaccatactgatattaagatatatcaatttttgtcataagaaaaaaattattaaaaaatttgaaattcatcttgcacgtcaggattagaaaaatccagtaaaagtacccctccctacaacgagactcgttcccgatttacaagattaatttttcaaatgatttttttgacgatccaaccgtacggatgttaggattttattcttatgaaaaaattattaaaaaatttgaaattcatcttgcatgtcaggagGATTAGAAAAAactggtaaaagtacccctcccgacaacgagacttgttcccgatttaaaggattaatttttaaaatgagttttttgacgattcaaccgtacagatgttaagatatatcaattttagtcataagaaaaaaatattaaaaaatttgaaaatcatcTTGCAcattaggattagaaaaatctggtaaaagtacccctcacgataatgagactcgttctcgatttacatgattaatttttaaaatgatttttcgatgatccaaccgtacagatgttaagatatatcaattttagtcataagaaaaaattattaaaaaatttgaaattcatcttgcacgttaggattagaaaaatccagtaaaagtacccctcctgacaacgagactcgttaccgatttacaaaattaatttttcaaatgattttttcgacgatccaaccgtacggatgttaggatatatcaattttaattatatgcaaaaattatgtaaaaatttgaaattggtcttgcacgttaggattagaaaaatctggtagAAGTACCCCTCCcaccaacgagactcgttcccgatttacgagatcaatttttaaaataattttttcgacgatccaaccgtacagatgctaagatatatcaattttagtcatataaaaaattattaaaaaatttgaaattcatcttgcacgtcaggattagaaaaatctggtaaaagtacccctcccgacaacgatactcgttcccgatttacaagattaatttttaaaatgatttttcgacgatccaaccgtactgatgttaagatatattaattttattcatatgaaaaaattattaaaaaatttgaaattcatcttgcatgtcaggattagaataatcctttaaaagtacccctcccgacaatgagactcgttcccgatttacaagattaatttttaaaatgattttttcgatgatccaaccgtacggatgtgaagatatatcaattttagtcatataaaaaaattattaaaaaaatttgaaattcatcttgcatgtcaggattagaaaaatctggtaaaagtacccctcccgacaacgatactcgttcccgatttacaagattaatttttaaaatgattttttgacgatccaaccgttctgatgttaagatatattaattttattcatatgaaaaaattattaaaaaatttgaaattcatcttgcaggttaggattaggaaaatttagtaaaagtaccactctcgatTAACAAGATAATtgttttaaatgattttttcgacgatccaaatGTACGGTTGTTAATGTTTATCATTTTTACttgtataaaaaaattaaaaaaataaaaatgaaataattttaatttatttagcTTGTTGGAAACTGGAAAAACTCAAAAAATTACTACTCCTGCACACGATATTGATAGGTGATTgaataaatgattttttttaatataccTCGTTAACGATTCAATCGTACAAATATTAAGGTATTAAAAAAGTTTAAAATTTAgctatatttttatattaattttggttaaatgaaaaaattattatatgaaaaataatcattttaaaattttattttttaattatatgaAACCAATTATTTATTTTGGTCCTTGGGCCAATCTTTCATTTCCCCCTTAACAAAATTTTGTTCCCACCTTTACATCTAGATCTGAGAATAAATTCCCTCCCCCTCCCTTTCTCGGAATAGGTTTCACCGATTATTGATTAGTTTTCACTGTCTTTGATGTTTCTATCTATAGCTCTCTCTTTCTCTTCTATATCTTCAATTAAAAAGGAGTAATTTAGAGCTTTGGTATTTGGATTCAAGGTACTGCTTCTTTCCTGATTATTCAACATCACTCTCCACCCTTAGTTCTATTTTTTGCCCCTACCTATGTATAAAGTTTTGATTTAGGATGAGTGTGATATGTGGTTTAGGGATTCAATTAGATTTCATGGATTTAATTTGATTTCATGTATTGGtccaatattttatatttttttttgtttaacTTAAAGATTATATACTATTTTGAGATTCTCAATTCTTACTTCTTAGGTACATGAGAAATTTGAGGTATAATGAAGATGATGGGTTACAGATTAATACATTTCGCCACATTAATAATTTGTTTTTATGGGTCTGGTGGACTTGTAGTGTGCATTTTGTTAAGGAGGGTTATGTTTGGAATTGCTAAAATAGTTTTGTGGGTTTATGTGAAGGCTTGGCTAAATATAGGATTCTTTCTCTTTCCGCCGCAATCGTTTTATTATCTATGAGTTGTTCTGTCTCAGTTTTAGTGATTATTAATGGTAGTTTATGGATAATCTTTCGAACTTAACCTCCGAAGGTAATAAGATTAGCAACAGCATCATGCTAAAATTTTGCtctaattatttttctattataTTTTAGGAATCTACAATAG is a window of Apium graveolens cultivar Ventura chromosome 11, ASM990537v1, whole genome shotgun sequence DNA encoding:
- the LOC141696231 gene encoding uncharacterized protein LOC141696231, yielding MMMLQQMQQQQHQFQQQILQQTVRPEPQAPPVIPVVTFKEFQSMKPLEFEGLADPTKARAWLKDFALVEVEEDQQTDFASYLLNGEANYLSESNKDLEGEGVVNWDRFTDLFLEKYFPRYMKNQMVIKFLKLKQGNLLVTDYEAKFTELARFVPEQVDTDERRAKRFQQRLKPWIRTRVAVFELTTYTAVVQKAIINEEESEASLKKKDHEVSRTSPIKGRGFKPGKM